The proteins below are encoded in one region of Ostrea edulis chromosome 3, xbOstEdul1.1, whole genome shotgun sequence:
- the LOC130053523 gene encoding ankyrin repeat domain-containing protein 50-like — MLNGNTPLTAASRAGYVSVIHELVNVGANVNLQDNSENTPLTAARKAGRMLVIQELVKMGAVVNLQYNPRNTPLTAASKAGHVSVVEELLKVGVDVNLQDNPGNTPLTAASKAEHVSVLEVLVKVGADVNLQDNPGNTPLTAASKAGHVSVVEELVKAEQLQVKEDVIVVDKLVKVGTDVNLQDNDGNSPLKAASKAGHVSVVEELVKAGADINLQNYDGDTPLTAACELGHVSVVVELVKAEADVNLLDNVRYTPLIAACEGGHVSVMGELVKAGSDNNLQDNDGNTPLTVSCEGGHPSVVEELVKAGADINLQDNDGNTPLTVACEGGHLSVVKELVKVGRRRALEYVHK; from the exons ATGTTAAACGGGAATACACCActgacagctgcaagtagggcAGGATATGTGAGTGTGATACATGAGCTGGTGAATGTGGGGGCTaatgtcaatctacaggataATTCCGAGAATACACCACTCACAGCAGCACGTAAGGCAGGACGTATGCTTGTGATACAGGAGCTGGTGAAGATGGGGGCTGTTGTCAATCTACAGTATAATCCAAGGAATACACCACTCACTGCTGCAAGTAAGGCGGGACATGTGAGTGTGGTGGAGGAGCTGTTGAAGGTGGGTgttgatgtcaatctacaggataATCCCGGGAATACACCACTCACAGCTGCAAGTAAGGCAGAACATGTGAGTGTGTTGGAAGTGCTGGTGAAGGTGGGTGCTGATGTGAATCTACAGGATAATCCCGGGAATACACCACTCACAGCTGCAAGTAAGGCAGGACATGTGAGTGtggtggaggagctggtgaaggcag AACAGCTGCAAGTAAAGGAGGACGTGATTGTGGTGGACAAGCTGGTGAAGGTGGGgactgatgtcaatctacaggataATGACGGGAATAGTCCTCTGAAAGCTGCAAGTAAGGCAGGACATGTGAGTGtggtggaggagctggtgaaggcgggaGCTGATATCAATCTACAGAATTATGACGGAGATACACCACTGACAGCTGCATGTGAGTTAGGGCATGTGAGTGTGGTAGTAGAGCTTGTGAAGGCAgaggctgatgtcaatctactgGATAATGTAAGGTatacaccactgatagctgcatgtgagggaggacatgtgagtgtgatgggggagctggtgaaggcggggtCTGATAACAATCTACAGGATAATGACGGGAACACACCACTGACAGTTTCATGCGAGGGAGGACATCCTAGTGTGGTGGAGGAGCTGGTAAAGGCGGGGGCTGATATCAATCTACAGGATAATGACGGGAATACACCACTGACAGTTGCATGCGAGGGAGGACATCTGAGTGTGGtgaaggagctggtgaaggTGGGGCGAAGAAGAGCTCTGGAATATGTTCACAAATGA